Below is a window of Aerococcus viridans DNA.
TTGTCGATGGTTAAATTAACATAAAGAGTTCCCTATCCACCTTTTAGGGTTATCATCATTATAAACATTAGATATATGATGACCTAAATTTAAATACATAAAAAAAGGATATCCAACATGGATACCCTTGAAAACTGATAAACTCAGTCTTTTTATTATTCTGCAGCGTTTTCGTCTTTGAAACCGTATTTTTTGTTGAAACGGTCCACACGACCATCTGCTTGTGTGAATTTTTGACGTCCAGTGTAGAATGGATGTGAGTCTGATGAAGTCTCAACACGGATTAATGGGTAAGTGTTACCATCTTCCCACTCAACTGTTTCAGCAGAATTAACTGTTGAACCAGATAAGAATTTGTATCCTGTACTTGTATCCATAAATACTACTGGATGGTAATCTGGATGAATCTCTTGTTTCATTTGTACATACTCTCCTTTTCGCCCTGAACTTCTGCAGCCCAGAGATTATTTTTAACATAACACGAGTAGTCTATCATAATGCCCCATCACTTTCAAGTAGATTTTTATGATTTACCCTTGTTTTTCCCTTTGGATAAGAAGACATCAAGCCGGTCAATAAATTGATTATTGGTTTCAGTTTTCTTCATTTCCTTCAGCATTTCATTGGTATAAACCAACATATCACCCTTCATCGTCTGGCGCAATTTCCATAAAACTTTCAAGGTTGCTTCATCATGCAACAACTCTTCCTTACGTGTAGACGAACGACGAATATCAATCGCTGGGAAGACACGAGACTCTGCCAAGTCACGAGATAAGTGAATCTCAGCGTTACCCGTTCCCTTGAACTCCTCATAAATCATATCATCCATACGAGAACCCGTATCTACTAAAGCTGTCGCCAGAATAGTTAAGGAACCCCCATCTTCAATATTTCGGGCTGATCCAAAGAATTTCTTCGGCTTATAGAAAGCCGCTGGATCAATACCACCAGATAGCGTCCGGCCACTCGGCTTCTCAACCAAGTTGTAAGCACGGGCTAAACGCGTAATTGAATCCATCAAAATGACCACATCACGCTTATCTTCCACCAAACGGCGAGCCCTTTCTAAAACCAATTCCGCAATCCGCACATGGTTTTCAGGTCGTTGATCGAAAGTAGACGAAACCACTTCCCCATCAATTGACCGCTCCAAATCCGTTACCTCTTCAGGCCGCTCATCAATTAAAAGCATAATCAACTCAACATCCGGATTATTAGCTGTAATCCCGTTGGCGATTTCCTTCATCAAGACCGTCTTACCAGCCTTAGGAGGTGCCACAATCAAACCACGTTGACCGTAACCAACAGGCGAAATCAAATCAATCATCCGCGCAGACAAACGTCCAGGCGTCGATTCCAACCGTAACTGTTCATTCGGATAAACAGGGGTCAAGGCTGGGAAATGCGCCCGTTCCTTCGCCTCATCCGGGTCCTTACCATTCACCGCGTACACATGCATCAAACCCAAATACCGCTCAGAAGCCTTAGGCGGACGAGCTGTACCCGACACCAAATCCCCATTCCGCAAACCAAACCGGCGAATCTGAGAATTTGAAATATAAATATCCTCCTGACTAGGCGAATAATTAATCGACCGCAAGAAACCAAAATCAGACCCCGTAATATCAAGCACACCCTCGACATTCATAAAGCCCTGACTCACCTCTTGTGCCCGCAAGACAGCCATAATCAGCTCTTTCTTATTCATTTGACTATAATAAGGGACCTTATACGCCTTCGCATACTGGTAAATCTCCTTCAAAGTCATGGCCTGCAAACTATGCAACTTCACGTGTTCTTGCTCATTATCTGACATAAAAAAACCTTCATTTCTATCAATACTTAGTTACTTTCTGGAAAAGGACGACCGCCTTGAAGCTGAGTGCTTAAAGATATCGCTAGCTATCATGAAGCCAGGAGCTCCTTGGGTCTAAGAAGTGTTAAGAGAGGACTTGCTTGTTGTTTGGGTAAAAATGTAAAGGACTGCGACACCCTTGCCGCAGTCCTAACATGCATCACTACAGCGACAACATTAGTTTACTGTAGAATAATCGTATTGTACCAATTGAATATCAGCACCTAAAGCTGACAATTTTTCATCGATATGGTCATAACCACGTAAAATATTACCGGCACCATATAATTCAGTTTCACCCTCAGCCATTAACCCAGCAATCACTAGACCAGCACCAGCACGTAAGTCTGAAGCCGTCACAGTTGCACCTGTTAATTGGTTAGGACCATTGTAAGTAATTTGGTCATTGTGTTCTTCAATATTTGCACCCATACGCGCTAACTCAGGTACATGTTTCACACGTTTTGGATAAATCGTATCTACTAATTTACCGTTACCATTCGCTGTTAATAATAATGGCGTAACAGGTTGTTGTAAGTCAGTTGCAAAACCTGGGTATGGTGCTGTTTTAACATCTACAGCTTTTAATTGACCATCATTTGGATGAATGTAGATAGCATCATCGCTGATGTCCATTTTGACTCCCATCTCACGTAATTTCGCTAGGAAGCTTTCAATATGTTCAGCAATGACGTTATTGACAGTAACCCCTTGGCCAACTGCCGCAGCAGCTGCAATATAAGTGCCGGCTTCGATACGGTCAGGAATTTGTTGGTGAGAAGCACCGTGCATCTCGTCCACACCTTCGATACGGATAGTAGAAGTACCCACACCTTTAATCTTAGCACCCATTTTGTTTAAAAGCATTGCAATATCAATGATTTCAGGTTCGCGGGCTGCATTTTCAATGACAGTTGTCCCTTTAGCGCGAGAAGCTGCCAACATAATGTTGATTGTTGCACCAACGCTGACAACATCTAGGTAAATTTCAGTACCAGTTAGGCCGTTACCGTTAGTTGTTAAATGCATAGCACCTAATTCATTGCTTACTTCAGCACCTAAAGCTTCAAAACCTTTTAAGTGTAAATCCATTGGACGAGGACCCAAGTTACAACCACCTGGTAAACCAACAACACCCTCACCGTATTTACCTAATAAGGCACCCATGAAGTAGTAAGATGCGCGCAAGCTTTGGATCTTACCATCAGGCATTGGGATATTTTCCATGTTCGTTGGGTCAATACGCATCACGTGCTCATTGAAATCAACGTCTACATTAAAGTCTTTCAAAATTTCAATTAAAGCGAACACGTCGTCAATTTCCGGTACGCCCTCAATTACCACCGGTGAATCCGCCATAATCGCTGCAGGAATTAGCGCTACTGCACTATTCTTCGCTCCAGAAACTGTAATCTCACCCTTTAACGGATTACCACCCTTGATGATAAATTTTTCCATTATAAAACCCCTCACTCATCGTTTTCATTTTCGTTTTATTTACGCTATTTTTCATTCTGTTAATTTCATAGACTAACTCTTGTTTGTTCATTAATTACCTATACTCGTCACACATGCTATTTTTACACACTTTTTCCGATTCTATGATAGATAATGCAAGATTGATTATACCTAATTCTCTATGATATAACTACCGTCCCCGCCAATTTTAATTGTTTTTTTAACTTCTATGTAAAATTTGACATATATACAATCAGTTATGGGAGCCATTTAATTTATTATAACCCATGAATCAACCATTATTCATTCGAAAGGTTTAAACATCTTGCAAAAAGGGCAATTTCACGTAAATCTGAGGATTTCAAGTACAAAAAAAGAGCAACAACCAAAAGGTCATTGCTCGAAAAAGGATATATAAAGCGGAAATTCACTGGCTAAAATGAATTATGCTTTGTTTGATGAACCAAACATACGTAATGTTTCACGTGCTGTTTTAACGATCGCAGCTTTACCTGGTGCTAAAACTTTACGTGGGTCGTATACTTTGTCATCGTTGTTTAAGTTTTCACGAACTGCAGCAGTAAATACGACTTGTAATTCAGTATTTACGTTGATTTTCGCATGACCGCGTTCGATTGCTTTTTTAACTTGCTCTTCTGGAATACCTGAACCACCGTGTAATACTAATGGTGTGTTTGTGTATTCAGAAATTTCTTTCATTTCATCGAAACCTAAAACAGGTTCGCCAGAGTATGGACCATGAACTGAACCTAAGGCTGCAGCTAATGCATCGATACCAGCTTCTTCAACGATACGTTTACATTCTTCTTTATCTGCGTAGTTGATACCAGCAGTAACGCCGTCTTCAGTACCACCAACAGTACCGATTTCACCTTCAACAGAAGCGCCACGTTCGTGTGCGTATTCTACAACTTGTTTAGTCATAGCGATGTTGTCATCAATTGGGTGATGAGAACCATCGATCATTACTGAAGTGTATCCAGCGTCGATTGCACGTTTACAAGTTTCAAAAGATGAACCGTGGTCTAAATGTAATGCAACAGGAACAGTGATTTCCATTGTTTCAATTAAAGCTTTAACCATAGCGGCAACAACTTCTGGGCCACCCATGTATTTACCAGCACCCTCAGAAACACCTAAAATTACTGGTGAGTTTTCTGCTTGGGCTGCTTCTAAAACAGCTTGAGTCCATTCCAAGTTGTTAATGTTTAATTGTGCTACTGCATATTGACCGTCTTTCGCTTTTGTCAGCATGTCGACCATGTTTTCTAATGGCATAAATAGATCCCCCTGATTTTTAATTTTGATGTGCTCGTGCTTATTGTAACCCTTATCAATTGCATTTTACAAGAGTTTTGCCTCATAAAAAATTAAATATTAATTGATGCCATAAAATAACAATTCGCAAACGCATACATCGTTTTTATTATTCTGTTCATACAATTTTTGCAATAATAATCCTAATCGTTTATAGGCTTTTTTGACTGAAAATAATCATTTTCCCCTAAACCAGGCTATTACACTGACTAAGACTGGCTAGCACTCGAATCTTCATCAGTAGCAATAGCTGCAGGGGTTGTATCTGCTACTTCTGCATCACTTGCACCACTTTTAGCATCAGCTTCCACAGCGTTTTTGTCATCGTGACTCCATGCACCATTCATTGAAGCGCTAGTTGAAGCATCAGTTGTATCTTCCTCAATTTTCACTAACTTTTGTCCTGTTTGTTCTAGATACCACTCAATTACAGGTTGCAAGTCTAAAACATGCTCGTTGATTCCACGATACTTACCATCTTCATCATGAATAGCCACATAATTATGGACAACATAATTTTCTTTATGGATTGGTACGTGTACATGAACACCTTCCATGTTTCCTGACCGCAATTGAGAGATTACCCAAGAAACGTTCTTCACAGCACGTGGTGGGTGAACAGCACCAAGTGGGCTACCAACATCTTTTTCGTAACGAGAAGCAAACATGTCTTGACCAGGTTTCACGCGATTATAATAGATGTATTGGTTATTTTCATCTGCATAAGTCAATTCAAGAGGAATTGTCTTTAGGAACCAGTTTAATTGGTCTACTGTTAACAACCCTCTATCCAGTTTCACATAGGTATCACCTTCGACAGCGCCCACTCTTGCTGCAGCTTGCTCAACCCAATCCGGTGCGGTCATATCTACACCTTCAATGGTTGTGTCACAATGCTTAGTTGCAGTTAAATCTTCCTCAGGGAATACGGGGTTATCTTTAAGTGGTTGAACAGATTCAACGTACTTCATAAACTTCTCTAAGCTACCTTTCAAGAAACTTACAGTGCTAGGTTCAACTAAATCACCATTAGCGTTGATTGCCTCTTTACAATTTCCTAATAGGAACTCTTGCCCTGGCATGACTAAAGCATCAATTCCTGGTGCCTCAAGAATTTGACGTAAGTGTAATTGTGATCGTGATGTTCCCTGATCTAGATAAGAAGCACCGATGATTTTTACAGGTTTGTTTTTCAATGGATGAATTGTGAAGGATAACCATTCCAATGCACTCTTCAAAGGCCCTGGCGTTGTATGGTTGTGCTCCGCTGTAGCAATAATCACACCATCTGCTTGGCGGATTTTCCGATTCAATGTGTGAACAGGCCCCTCCGTCGCTAACTCCGGGTTATCTTGGTTAAATAAAGGTATTTGGTCAATTTCAAGAATCTCTAGATCAAATAAATCAGTGAATTCTCTTTGAATATATTGTAACAATAAACGGTTATATGATTTTTCAGCAGTTGAGCCAACAATTCCAACAATTTTCATTTTGTCATCCTAGTCCTTTCTACTTGGTCCACTCGTAGTTTTCAGCAGCTGCTTTTGTCTCAGTTCTTAGCTGCGTAAATTCTTGTGTATGATCAATAAATTGAATAAATTCTTTAAAAATAGCTTCTAATTGTTCAACAGATTTTTGGTCACTTAAATCACCATCATCATCAAAAGCTTGTAAAGAATTTCCTAATAAAAATTCTGAATTTGGTATCACACGTGCTCTAATATCTGGTGAGTCTAGAATTTGGCGCAAGTGCATTTGTGCTCTAGAAGATCCTAAACGACCGTTAGAAGCACCAGTAATCATAATTGGTTTATCTGCTAAGGGATAAATATAATAGCTTAACCAATGTAAGGCATTAGTTAGTGAAGAAGTAATGGAATGATTATATTCTGCAGCACTAATAATAACCGCATCCGCTTGCTCGATTTTTTTAGCATCCTCTTCAACAATATTTGGAAGTGTCTTATCTTCTGGTTTAGTAAATATTGGATAATCACGGATTTCCAATAATTCAATTTCAGCTTGATCTGCAAAATGTTTCTGAATATATTTCAGAAGTTTTCTATTAGTAGATTTCTTAGAATTTGTACCTACGATTCCGATAATATGCTTCATGATTTTCTGTCCTTTCCATAGTAGAAATATAACCTGCTAACAAATAAGTTCAACTTTGCCCTCTAAACCAGATGTATAGGTAACTTGTCCTTGTTGGTCAACAACCAACACTTCAATATGGTCTATTTGTTCTGCTTGATTGATAATTGCTTCCTTAGATAAGGGAAACAATCGAGTAGTCCAAATCTCACCATCTAACGAAGATTCACTTACCACAGTAACACTGCGAACGTCCGCTTGAAAGGGCTTACCATTTGTGGAATCTAAAATATGATGGTAGAGATGTCCATCCTGTTCGAATACGCGTACATAATCCCCAGACGTTACAACCGATCGGTTACCTAAATCGACAATGGCCTTGTTATAACCACGCGTTTGGTCAGGATCTTGGATACCTATACGCCATTGTGTACTTTCTGTATGACTGGGTCGATGGCCATAGAATCGAAGGTTACCACCAAGATTAATAGATGCCCTGGTTACGCCTTGATCTTTGAAATAAGCAATAATTTCATCTGCCGCATACCCTTTTGCAAGCGCACCTAAATCAATCGACATACCTGGTTTAGCAAGGTAAACTGTTTTCTCTATTTCATCCAGATGAATTTCATTCGGGTCTACTAAAGTCAGCCGATCATCAATCTCTTGCTGGCTAGGTTTACGGTAATCCGAAAAACCAATCCGCCACAAGTTAACTAAAGGCCCAATCGCTATATTTAGCTTTCGTCCCGATGCAACACTCTCTTTTTTACCAATTTGAATGAGATGAAATAACTCTGGATGAACCTGAACTGCTTTTATCCCCGCAGCTTGATTCACTGCCATCAATTCAGACGAAGGATCATTTGCTGAAAAACGGGCCTCCAATTGAAACAAACGATGGACTGCAGCAAGTAATAAAGAATGACTATTTGGATGGTCAACCATTAGGTCAATCGTCGTACCCATCAAATTTATAGAATGCCGTTGCTCAAAGTCCAAATCACTAGCCTCCAACTCCTTAAACCTCGTCCACCCTGAATAGTAGACAGTAACCAAAAATTAAACCACAAACGCCTACAAAAATTTGTACACCTCTCAATGGCATAAGTAACATTGATAAACCCATCACAAGATAAGTTGTCATTAGGATATGAATTTTTTTGCGTTTGCTGATACCACCCTGTCGCTTAAATTCGCCTACATAGTTTTCATATAAACGAGTAGATTCTAACCAGTTTTTAAATCGCGGTGAACTTCGCGTGAAAAACCAGCCAGCAAGCAACAAGAAAGGGGTTGTAGGTAGAACGGGCAATATGACTCCTACACTCCCTAGGACCACACTTAACAAACCAAAAATTAGAAAACCCTTTTCTTTAATAGTCCTCATTTCCATTACTCACTCCTTGAGAAAACATTCACATGATAGGTCTACCTCAAATTACCAAATTATATTTATTCCGTCAATGAAATATCCAAATACTAAAAAGAGGGTGCAACATTTGTGTTACACCCTCTAAAATATGTCTTATTTTATTATCAATCTTGAACCAAATTGTATTACTTATCTAGCGCCTTATGACGAATATTTAATTGATGTTGTTCATAGTTCGCTTGTTTTAGTTGCGGCAAGCTCATCATGGCGATAAAGCTGACTAGATAAAGGCTTGCTAAGAAAAGCATTACCATACCTACACCTGAAGCATCTAAGATAAAACCAATGATAACTGATGAAAAACCACCCACTGCACGTCCAACATTCAAAATAGTGTTATTGGCGATGGCATTCACTTTAAATGGATACAAACGAGAAATCATTGCCCCGTAGCCTGCGAACATGCCGTTTACGAAGAAACCTACAATAGCGCCTCCGATTAAGATGGTTAATGCTGAATTGGCAAAAGTGAACAGATACACTGAAACTGCTGATGCAATTAAATACAAACCATAAGACAATCTTGGTCCTAGTCTATCTAAAATTTGCCCAAATGTCAGCATTCCCAAGCACATACCCAAGATTGTCGTTACCATCCAAGTAGATGACCCAGAAACCGTCACACCAACTTGTTCTTGCATGATTGTTGGTAACCAGTTCATCATCCCAAAGTAGCCAGCGATTTGAACAGTTGTCATCACCATTAAGATGATTGTTTGATAGGTTTGCCCTGGTGTCTTAAATAATTCGCTAATAGAAGGTTTTTCATTTTTATTAATACCTACTAAGTCTTCTGTGACTTCATCTGTATTAATCCCTAATTCATCTTCCTTAATAGTTAATTTCGCCCATACCACCACTAGGATTGGTAAGATACCGAATAGGAACAAGCCTCTCCAATCAAGCGTTGGCACGATAAAACCTGCGAGTAAGGCTGATGAAATTGAGCCGATTTGACCGACAACCCCGTTCAAGGATGAAATCCGGCCTAGTTGCTTAGCAGGAACAAGTCCGGCCATAATCGAGATGGCCACCCCGTACTCACCACCAACCCCGATACCCGCGATAAAGCGCAATAGATATAGGTATTGAATATTTGGCGTGAAGAAGATTAAAGCTGTTGCGATAGAGAAAGTTAGAATCGTTAAGTAGAAAACCTTCATTTTGTCCCAACGGTCAGCTAAGACACCGAATAGTAAACCTCCAGCTAGCATCCCTAAGTTGGTAATAGTGGCAATCCAACCGGCAGCTACACTTGAAATCCCTAGTTGGCTGATGATAGATGACATTGAAAATGATAAGAACATCACGTTTAAATCATCTGTCCCTGATGCAATAATAGCAGCAATCAAGGCATTACGTTGCGATTTGTTTAATTTGTGATCTTCCGCTTGTAATGCATCTTTTCTTGTATTTTTTTCAATCGTTTTTTCCATTTTTGTGCTCCTCTTTTGGTAAACCTGGTGTAATTCCCTCATTTAATCACCTTAAAAATAAAAATGGGCAAAAAAAAATAAGGTTGTAAATCTGGTAAAGCTGTTATTTGTATAGTAGATTAAGCCGACTTAACCGTGTTTTTCAGACCAAGCTTTAGGATCTTGATACCATTCCATCAACTTGTCATAGTACGGTGATAATTTAGAATCTTTTACTGCATAATCCAAAATCTTCACGTAGTTTGTCAAGGTCACTAAAGGATAGCCAGCTTGTTCGAAAGCATCTTTTGAAGCTGCCAATAAATAGTCAAAAATAGCTACTGCTGCAATAACTTCTCCGCCCGCTTCTTGAATCTTGTCAGCTGCTGTAATCACGCTACCACCAGTTGAAATCAAGTCTTCAATGATCACTACTTTTGCGCCCGCTTCTAAAGCACCTTCAATAGCATTTTGTTTACCGTGATCTTTGGCAGAAGAACGCACATAAATCATTGGTAAATCTAAACGTTCACTTACAAAGGCTGCATGAGGAATACCAGCAGTTGCTGTCCCTGCAATCACATCTACATCAGGAAAGTTTTCTTTGATTAATTCAGCCAAAGCATCTTCCACTGTTGAACGCACACTTGGGTATGACATGATTAGTCGGTTATCTGTATAAATCGGGGCTTTAAGTCCGCTTGCCCAAGTATATGGTGCCTCAGGGCTAAAGTTTACTGCCTTAATTTCTAGTAATTTTTGTGCTACTAAATCCGCCTTTTCTACTGTCATCTTGCACCCTCCTTATTGTCCAGACCAATCATTTGTGATTTGGTCGTAAGTTTCTTTTGAATTTTCAGCTTGTGTAATTGGTCGTCCCACAACGATGTAGTCAGAACCACCTTTGGCTGCTTGGCTAGGCGTCATGATCCGTTTTTGGTCGTCTGCCACAGAAGTCGCTAGCCGGATACCCGGTGTAATCGTTTGGAAGTCTTCCCCGCAAGCCTCTTTAATAGCTGCTGCTTCAAGTGGTGAACAAACCACACCATCAAGGCCTGCTGCTTTAGTTAATTTAGCGTAGCGCAATACTGAATCCAATACTTCACCTGGAATACCTTGTTCTTCGTTCATTTGCTCAGTAGAAGTGGACGTTAATTGAGTGACACTAATTAACATAGGGCGTTTACCTGTCGAACCTGCCTCTAAACCACGAAGTGCTGCTTGCATCATCTCTTTCCCACCTGCCGCATGTACATTGACCATTGCAACACCAGTACTGGCTAAAATGGCCATTGCGCGCTCAACCGTATTTGGAATATCATGTAATTTCAAGTCTAAGAAAATGTCGTGGCCTTTTGCTTGTAACTCTTTTAAGAAAGCTGTCCCACCAGCATAAAACAATTCCATACCTACTTTTACATTTAATTGTTGACCTTGGAACTGAT
It encodes the following:
- a CDS encoding type B 50S ribosomal protein L31; amino-acid sequence: MKQEIHPDYHPVVFMDTSTGYKFLSGSTVNSAETVEWEDGNTYPLIRVETSSDSHPFYTGRQKFTQADGRVDRFNKKYGFKDENAAE
- the rho gene encoding transcription termination factor Rho, with translation MSDNEQEHVKLHSLQAMTLKEIYQYAKAYKVPYYSQMNKKELIMAVLRAQEVSQGFMNVEGVLDITGSDFGFLRSINYSPSQEDIYISNSQIRRFGLRNGDLVSGTARPPKASERYLGLMHVYAVNGKDPDEAKERAHFPALTPVYPNEQLRLESTPGRLSARMIDLISPVGYGQRGLIVAPPKAGKTVLMKEIANGITANNPDVELIMLLIDERPEEVTDLERSIDGEVVSSTFDQRPENHVRIAELVLERARRLVEDKRDVVILMDSITRLARAYNLVEKPSGRTLSGGIDPAAFYKPKKFFGSARNIEDGGSLTILATALVDTGSRMDDMIYEEFKGTGNAEIHLSRDLAESRVFPAIDIRRSSTRKEELLHDEATLKVLWKLRQTMKGDMLVYTNEMLKEMKKTETNNQFIDRLDVFLSKGKNKGKS
- a CDS encoding UDP-N-acetylglucosamine 1-carboxyvinyltransferase; protein product: MEKFIIKGGNPLKGEITVSGAKNSAVALIPAAIMADSPVVIEGVPEIDDVFALIEILKDFNVDVDFNEHVMRIDPTNMENIPMPDGKIQSLRASYYFMGALLGKYGEGVVGLPGGCNLGPRPMDLHLKGFEALGAEVSNELGAMHLTTNGNGLTGTEIYLDVVSVGATINIMLAASRAKGTTVIENAAREPEIIDIAMLLNKMGAKIKGVGTSTIRIEGVDEMHGASHQQIPDRIEAGTYIAAAAAVGQGVTVNNVIAEHIESFLAKLREMGVKMDISDDAIYIHPNDGQLKAVDVKTAPYPGFATDLQQPVTPLLLTANGNGKLVDTIYPKRVKHVPELARMGANIEEHNDQITYNGPNQLTGATVTASDLRAGAGLVIAGLMAEGETELYGAGNILRGYDHIDEKLSALGADIQLVQYDYSTVN
- the fba gene encoding class II fructose-1,6-bisphosphate aldolase, whose translation is MPLENMVDMLTKAKDGQYAVAQLNINNLEWTQAVLEAAQAENSPVILGVSEGAGKYMGGPEVVAAMVKALIETMEITVPVALHLDHGSSFETCKRAIDAGYTSVMIDGSHHPIDDNIAMTKQVVEYAHERGASVEGEIGTVGGTEDGVTAGINYADKEECKRIVEEAGIDALAAALGSVHGPYSGEPVLGFDEMKEISEYTNTPLVLHGGSGIPEEQVKKAIERGHAKINVNTELQVVFTAAVRENLNNDDKVYDPRKVLAPGKAAIVKTARETLRMFGSSNKA
- a CDS encoding NAD(P)H-dependent oxidoreductase, encoding MKIVGIVGSTAEKSYNRLLLQYIQREFTDLFDLEILEIDQIPLFNQDNPELATEGPVHTLNRKIRQADGVIIATAEHNHTTPGPLKSALEWLSFTIHPLKNKPVKIIGASYLDQGTSRSQLHLRQILEAPGIDALVMPGQEFLLGNCKEAINANGDLVEPSTVSFLKGSLEKFMKYVESVQPLKDNPVFPEEDLTATKHCDTTIEGVDMTAPDWVEQAAARVGAVEGDTYVKLDRGLLTVDQLNWFLKTIPLELTYADENNQYIYYNRVKPGQDMFASRYEKDVGSPLGAVHPPRAVKNVSWVISQLRSGNMEGVHVHVPIHKENYVVHNYVAIHDEDGKYRGINEHVLDLQPVIEWYLEQTGQKLVKIEEDTTDASTSASMNGAWSHDDKNAVEADAKSGASDAEVADTTPAAIATDEDSSASQS
- a CDS encoding NADPH-dependent FMN reductase codes for the protein MKHIIGIVGTNSKKSTNRKLLKYIQKHFADQAEIELLEIRDYPIFTKPEDKTLPNIVEEDAKKIEQADAVIISAAEYNHSITSSLTNALHWLSYYIYPLADKPIMITGASNGRLGSSRAQMHLRQILDSPDIRARVIPNSEFLLGNSLQAFDDDGDLSDQKSVEQLEAIFKEFIQFIDHTQEFTQLRTETKAAAENYEWTK
- a CDS encoding FAD:protein FMN transferase produces the protein MDFEQRHSINLMGTTIDLMVDHPNSHSLLLAAVHRLFQLEARFSANDPSSELMAVNQAAGIKAVQVHPELFHLIQIGKKESVASGRKLNIAIGPLVNLWRIGFSDYRKPSQQEIDDRLTLVDPNEIHLDEIEKTVYLAKPGMSIDLGALAKGYAADEIIAYFKDQGVTRASINLGGNLRFYGHRPSHTESTQWRIGIQDPDQTRGYNKAIVDLGNRSVVTSGDYVRVFEQDGHLYHHILDSTNGKPFQADVRSVTVVSESSLDGEIWTTRLFPLSKEAIINQAEQIDHIEVLVVDQQGQVTYTSGLEGKVELIC
- a CDS encoding YbaN family protein; the encoded protein is MEMRTIKEKGFLIFGLLSVVLGSVGVILPVLPTTPFLLLAGWFFTRSSPRFKNWLESTRLYENYVGEFKRQGGISKRKKIHILMTTYLVMGLSMLLMPLRGVQIFVGVCGLIFGYCLLFRVDEV
- a CDS encoding MFS transporter, with amino-acid sequence MEKTIEKNTRKDALQAEDHKLNKSQRNALIAAIIASGTDDLNVMFLSFSMSSIISQLGISSVAAGWIATITNLGMLAGGLLFGVLADRWDKMKVFYLTILTFSIATALIFFTPNIQYLYLLRFIAGIGVGGEYGVAISIMAGLVPAKQLGRISSLNGVVGQIGSISSALLAGFIVPTLDWRGLFLFGILPILVVVWAKLTIKEDELGINTDEVTEDLVGINKNEKPSISELFKTPGQTYQTIILMVMTTVQIAGYFGMMNWLPTIMQEQVGVTVSGSSTWMVTTILGMCLGMLTFGQILDRLGPRLSYGLYLIASAVSVYLFTFANSALTILIGGAIVGFFVNGMFAGYGAMISRLYPFKVNAIANNTILNVGRAVGGFSSVIIGFILDASGVGMVMLFLASLYLVSFIAMMSLPQLKQANYEQHQLNIRHKALDK
- the pyrE gene encoding orotate phosphoribosyltransferase, which produces MTVEKADLVAQKLLEIKAVNFSPEAPYTWASGLKAPIYTDNRLIMSYPSVRSTVEDALAELIKENFPDVDVIAGTATAGIPHAAFVSERLDLPMIYVRSSAKDHGKQNAIEGALEAGAKVVIIEDLISTGGSVITAADKIQEAGGEVIAAVAIFDYLLAASKDAFEQAGYPLVTLTNYVKILDYAVKDSKLSPYYDKLMEWYQDPKAWSEKHG
- the pyrF gene encoding orotidine-5'-phosphate decarboxylase; translated protein: MDSKKPIIALDFPNQEEVFAFLDQFQGQQLNVKVGMELFYAGGTAFLKELQAKGHDIFLDLKLHDIPNTVERAMAILASTGVAMVNVHAAGGKEMMQAALRGLEAGSTGKRPMLISVTQLTSTSTEQMNEEQGIPGEVLDSVLRYAKLTKAAGLDGVVCSPLEAAAIKEACGEDFQTITPGIRLATSVADDQKRIMTPSQAAKGGSDYIVVGRPITQAENSKETYDQITNDWSGQ